The nucleotide sequence TATATTTTTAGCTAAAAAGATAATAAATATATACTAGGAACAAATATGAACAAACTAAAAAAATACATCGTTTCAACAGTGATTTTTATTGCATTTTTATTGATATTCAATGCTTGTGCAAATTTAAATTTAAATGACAAACACGAAAACGAGTTGTTGATTCTTCACACAAATGACCATCACGGAGCTCTTTTGCCATATGAAACTAAAGACGGCACGTTAATTGGCGGTGTAGCTTTACAAGCCAACTTAGTAAAACAGATGAGAAACGAGTATAAAAATGTGCTTTTACTTGACGCGGGCGATATAAATACTGGTTCATCACTTTCAAATATATTTGATGCAAAACCAGATATTTTAGCTTTTAACGCTCTAAAATACGATGCTGCTACTCTTGGAAATCATGAATTTGATGGTACATATGAAAAATTAAAAATGCAAATGGAACTTTCAAATTTCCCTTGGCTTAGCGCAAATGTTAAATTTGAAAATAATTATATTGCAAAACCATATATTATAAAAGATTTTGATGGATTTAAAGTCGCCATAATGGGACTTACTACAAGTACAACAAAGTATATAACTATTCCAGCAAAATTTGATGGTGCAAATGGAGAAAAGATAGAATTTCTACCAGAAATCCATGCTGCAAAAGAGGTACTGGATGAAATAAAAAATGCAAACCCAGATTTTGTAATCGCTTTAGTACATCTTGGAGATATAAAAGGCGATCCTATACATATAACATCGATTGATTTAGCTAATAATACACATGGTATAAATCTTATAATAGATGGGCATTCACACTCGGTATTCCAAAAACCTTTGATAATAAATGGCGTACCCATAGTGAGCGCAGGAAGTAATAACCGCTATGTAGGAAAAGCTATTTTAAATTTAAAAGATAAAAAGTTAAGGTGGAATTTAGTTGAACTAACTAGTAAAGACTTTGATTTAGATGATGAAATGAAAATAATTTTAGAGCCGTTTGTACAGATCCATGATGAAGTTTTAAACAGTAAAATTATAACCTTAAAAGAGTCATTATTGTTTGAAAATAATGAAATTAGATTTAAACAGATGCCAATAGGAAATTATTTGACTGATGCTATGATAAATTTGCTTTTTAAATTTGGTATAAAAGCGGACTTTGGTATTATAAACTCAGGAGCTATAAGATCTGGTATAAATGCCGGAGATGTAAGCAAAAAAGATGTTTTGATATCTATGCCTTTTCCAAATACAGTATCTGCAGTAAGTCTAAAAGGTGATGAAGTGGTGGAATTATTTAATTATATAATCAATATAAAACCGGGATTTGGCGGATTTGCTCAAATATCAAAAGATGTCAGTTTTACTATAGATAGCTCAAATAAAACTATTTTAAATTTAAAAATTAAAAATGAGCCGATAAATCCGTCTAAACTTTATACTATAGCAGTTACTGATTTTTTATCTAACGGTGGAGACGGTTATACTATTTTGAAAAAAGGGATAAATAAATTTGACTCATCAGTGCCTTTGAATGAAGCGTTTATAGAGTATTTAAAACTTCTTGAAGGTAAAATTTAATTATGTAATCGCCATAAATTTATAAAAATCAATTTTAAATTTGATGCTATATGATCTGCTAACGTAATAAAGCAACAAAAACCAAATTTACCATACCATAAAAAAACTTTTGATATAATCCTAAGATTAAAATCAAGTAGGAAAAAGTAATGGATAAATCCAAACAAGAAAATCGCTCCCAAAGCGATATTTCTTTAAAACAGACAAAGTATATTTTTGTAACAGGCGGCGTTTTATCAAGCCTTGGAAAAGGTATAGCTGCTGCTAGTATCGCCACTTTACTTAAAAATGTAGGATTAAAAGTAAGTATTTTAAAAGCAGATCCATATATAAATGTAGATCCAGGCACAATGAGTCCGCTTGAGCACGGTGAAGTTTTCGTAACTGATGATGGTGCTGAAACCGACCTTGATCTAGGGCATTATGAAAGATTTTTAGATGAAAATTTAACGCAAAACAACAACTTCACGACAGGTAGAGTTTATAGCTCGGTTATAGAAAAAGAGCGCCGTGGCGACTACCTTGGTAAAACAATTCAAGTCATACCTCATATCGTAGGCGAGATAGTAGAACGTATAAAAAAAGCTGGAGTTGGCAAAGATATATTAATAGTAGAAATCGGCGGCACGGTCGGCGATATAGAAGGACTTCCTTTCTTAGAAGCGATAAGAGCTTTAAGAAGTGAAGTGGGGCGAAAAAATGGTATGTTTATTCATTTAACTTTGGTACCGTATATAAAAGTTGCTGGCGAATTAAAAACAAAGCCTACTCAGCATAGCGTCGGCGAACTACGCCGCATCGGAATAAGTCCAGATATGATAATATGCCGCTCAGAAATTCCTATAAATCGTGAATTAAAAGATAAGATAGCTTCTAGCTGTGGCGTTGAGAGAAACTCAGTTATAGAAAGCCCGGATTTACAAAGTATATATCAAGTTCCGCTTAGCTTTTTAAAACAAGATATACTTGAGCCTATAGCTGAGGTATTAGATCTTGGAGAGTTAAGACCAAATATGCAAAATTGGGATAATCTGGTAAAAAGAGTAATAGCTCCGAGCGATAGCGTAACTATAGCATTTGTAGGAAAATACATAGACTTAAAAGAGAGTTATAAAAGTTTAACTGAAAGCATCATTCACGCTGGAGCAAATCTTGATGCAAGAGTAAATTTAAAATGGTGTGATAGTGAAAAAATCGATGAAAATAGCGTATCTGAAACATTAAAAGACGTAGATGGGATACTTGTAGCAGGTGGTTTTGGTTCGCGCGGTATAGAAGGTAAAATGCAAGCCATAAAATACGCTAGAGAAAATAAAATACCATATCTTGGAATTTGTCTTGGTATGCAGCTTAGTTTGATTGAATTTGCTAGAAATATTTTAAATTTAGAAGATGCAAACTCAGTTGAATTTAAAGAAAACTGCAAAAATCCTATAATATATCTTATAGATTCATTTATAGATGCAAACGGTAAAAAACAGTTACGAACTCATAAAAGTCCGCTTGGAGGCACTATGAGACTTGGAAGCTATAAGTGTAATATACTTCCAAATTCTCTTTTAAGCAGAATTTATAATGGAGTAAAACAGATAAAAGAGCGACACCGACACAGGTACGAAGCAAATCCAAAATACAGAGAAGCATTTGAAAAAAACGGACTTATAGTTAGCGGAGAGAGCGAAGGTCTTATAGAAGCAGTCGAACTAAAAGATCATCCGTTTTTTCTAGGTGTGCAGTTTCACCCTGAATTTACTTCACGTCTAACAAAGCCAAATCCGGCTATTTTAGGCTTTATAAAAGCCGGTATAGACAATAAAAATGTTAGATAAAAATGAAATTAGGAATCTGCTCAATAAAAGATTTAGTAACGACTTACATAAAAAACTTTCAGAGATTCCTTTGCCTTGCGAACTCAAAGATACTTATAAAGCTGCAGAGCGTATCAAAACTGCGATACAAAACAATGAGCTTATAGCTATAGTTGGAGATTATGACGTAGATGGAGTTGTTAGCACTGCTATAATGGCTGAGTTTTTAACAGATATGAGTACAGATTTTATCATACGAATTCCAAATAGATTCAAAGACGGTTACGGTCTTAACTCAGATATAGTTAATGAACTTGAAAACGTTGGACTCATAATAACAGTAGATAATGGTATAAGCGCAAACGAAGCAGCTGATCTATGTGCTCAAAAAGGTATAGATCTCATCATCACAGATCATCATATGCCACCGCCAGTATTGCCAAAAGCTTACGCGATAGTAAATCCAAAACAACCAGAATGCACATTCCCAAATATAGAAATTTGTGGTGCTCAAGTAGCGTGGTATCTTGTTGGAGCGCTAAAAGAGGTGTGCAATCTAAAAAATTACGATATGAGCAAATTTATCGATCTTTTAGCACTGGCAATTATCGCTGATATGATGGAGCTAAGAGATCTAAACAGACTACTAGTTAGGCTTGGTATAACTCGCATTAACTCTAGTAGAAGAGCGTGCTTTGAAGCTATAAAATGTTTTTACAACAAAGATAAATTTGAATTTGATGATATAAGCTTTCTCATAGCTCCGCTCATAAACTCAGCCGGAAGAATGGACGATGCAAGTGTCTCTTTTAAATTTTTAAGAAGTAAAACTATAGATGAAGCAAACAGATATCTTGATATGATAACTTGTTTTAATAATTCAAGAAAAGAGCAAGAAAAAGCGCTATTTGAATCGTTGATAAAAGATGTAAATGATAGTGAAGATATCATAGTTACTTGGGGAAATGAGTGGCACGAGGGCGTAATAGGAATAGTTGCTAGCAGACTTGCAAAAAGATATAAAAAACCAGCGATTGTATTTAGCATTGATGGCTGTAGAGCAAAAGGAAGTGCTAGAAGTATAGGTAAATTTGATATATTGGCTCTTATAGCATCACAAGAAAAACTGCTTTGCGGATTTGGCGGACATAAAGGAGCGGCTGGATTAGTTATAGAAACTAGCAATTTAGATGAGTTCAAACACGCTGTAAATAACTCCTGCTTTTTGCAAAATTTATATGATTTTAGTGGAAGCGATGAGGTTTTAGGCGAAATTGATCACAATGCTATCGATTATGAGCTTTTGGAAATTTTAGAGTATTTTGAGCCATATGGTCAAAGAAATCCAAGACCGTTATTTGAACTAAAAAGCGCAAAAGTAAAAAATACTAAATTCATAGGCAAAGAAGAAAATCATCTAAAACTCATACTTCAAAAAGGTAGCAAATCCTATGAGGCAATATTTTTCAACTACGACTATACGCCTCATGTCGGAGATGATATAGATCTTTTGGTATCCGTATCAAAAAACTCATTTAGAGGTCTTATCACACCTCAACTTTTGATAAAAGAGATATATGAACTAAAAAATCAGGAGAAATAAATGAAAATAAATTTAAACTTTGTAAAACACGAATCATTCGGCGGTGTTTTGCTCATCATCGCTACTATTTTGGCACTTTTGTTTCAAAATGGATTTTTAAACCATTTTTATACGGAAATTTTAAGAGCTGAATTTACGGTTGGATTTAGAGATTTTAATCTATCAAAACCGCTAATTTTATGGGTAAATGATGGATTGATGGCGATATTTTTCTTTGTTGTAGGACTTGAGTTGAAAAGAGAAATATTACAAGGTGAGCTTTCAAAACCATCTCAAATAGCCCTACCTACGATAGGCGCACTTGGCGGCGTGATACTACCTGCTGTTATATTTTGGGCATTTAATCACGGAAATGATTTTGCCATTAGAGGCTGGGCTATACCTACTGCGACTGATATAGCTTTTGCGCTAGGAGTTTTAATGCTTCTTGGCAAAAGAATACCATCAAGCCTTAAAATATTTTTGCTTACTTTAGCTATCATAGATGATCTATGTGCTATTGTTATAATAGCTATATTTTATACAACTAAACTATCTTTTATCTCTTTTGTTATAGCCGGGATCTGTTTGTTTGCGCTTTGGGTATTAAACAAATTTAAAGTATCAAAAAAATCAGCATATATACTAGTCACTTTGATACTTTGGGTAAGCGTACTAAAAAGTGGAGTTCATGCTACCATTGCAGGAGTTGTGGCTGCATTTTTCATACCGATGAGAGACGATAGCGGAAAAAGTCTGCTTGTAGAGCTTGAACATGATCTTCAAGGAATAACCAGCTATTTCATACTTCCAGTTTTTGCTTTTGTAAATGCAGGAGTGAGTCTTGCTGGAGTACAGATAAATCAACTTTTAAATTCAGTAGGAATGGGGATATTTTTTGGACTACTTATAGGCAAACAAGTAGGAGTTTTTCTGTTTAGCTATATTTTTATAAAACTAGGTTTTGCTAAACTGCCTGAAGGTTCGTCTTGGGCGCAGTTTTATGGAGTATGCATACTAACTGGTATAGGATTTACTATGAGTTTGTTTGTAAATTCACTAGCATATCACGATAGCAACGAGTTTTTCCACGCAGATAAACTAGGTATTTTATTAGCATCATTCACAGCAGGAGTTATAGGATATATATATCTGCTTGTATTTTCAAAAGTAGCAAAGAACCATCACAAAGACGATGAATCTTAAAAATAGAAATCTAATTCTAAGCGCTATAACTCTACTTTCTGTACTTTATAGCGTTCTGAATTTGGCAGTTCTTGCGTTTATAAATAGATATTTGCTAAATATAACAAGCGGCGAATATGATTTGATTTTGTATTTTATACTTTTACTTTTAGCATTTTTTATAGCGTCTTTAGCTTTTAGATATATCATATCTTTAGCTAGTCAAAACTATATCTATGATATGCGATTAAGCATAATCAAGCGTATTTTAGATACTGATTACCACCGTACAAAGCAGATCGGCAGAGCCAAACTCATAGCTCTGCTTTCAAGCGATATAGCAAGTATAACAAACGGATTTATGCGCATACCTGAGATTTTTCAAGGAAGTCTTGTTGCGATTGTATCGTTTTTTTATATTTTATATCTATCTCCTATTTTAGCTTTTAGTGTTTTTATATGGCTTGGATTTGGAGCTATCTTCTGTTTGTATTTTATCAAAAAATTATATAATCTTTTTAAGCAACATAGGAAAAATGAGGATAAACTCTACAAAAATTATGAAACATCTATAGACGCTCATAAAGAATTTAGTCTAAATTTAAAAAGAGCGGCGGATTTTTTTAATCTCAAATTTAGATTAAACGTGCAAGATATGAGAAAAAATATGCTAAGTATAGATTTTTACCAGTCGCTAGTGAGCAACTGGGTGAGCGTGATGACTCTAGGAGCTGTTGGGTTGGTTATTTATCTAAGTCTTGGATTTGGACTGCTTGATATGGCTGGAGCCGTAACTATATCTATCACTATACTATTTTTAAGAGCTCCACTTATGATGGTGCTTTTTGCCTATCCATCGATAATAAAATCAAAAGTTGCTGCTCAAAAGATAAAATCTTTAGAATTAGCCGCGTATAAAGAGAAATTTGAAACCCAAAAAAGTTTTGATAACTGGCAAAAAATCGAACTTAGAAATATCAGTTTTAGTTATGAAAACAAGCTGGTATTGGATAATATAAATATGAGATTAGATAGGGGTGAATGTCTATTTTTAATAGGAGAAAACGGTAGCGGAAAATCAACTTTGTTTCTTATTTTAGCGGGACTTTTAAAACCTGATAGTGGTGAAATTTATATCGATGACGTAAAAATAGACAACTCAAATATTCAAATTTATAAAAATACTATAAGCGCGGTATTTAGCGAATTTTATCTATTTAACGATATAGAAAATGACGCCAAAAAATGGTTTGAACTACTTGAGTTTAGAGTTTCAAACGACTCTCAAATAGATCCTCAAAACCTCTCTCAAGGTCAAAAAAAGAGATTAGCTCTGATAAATGCATTATTAGAAAATAGAACTATTTTGCTACTTGATGAATGGGCAGCAGATCAAGATCCGTATTTTAGAGCAAAGTTTTATACTGAAATTTTAGAATTATTTAAACAGCAAAAAATTACTGTTTTTGCTATAAGTCACGATGATAGATATTTCAGATATGCAGATAGAATATACGAACTAAAAGAGAAAAAACTTATAAATTATTTATCATAATATATAACTTTTAAATTTAGTATTTATAAATCTTTAAGAAAATTTATGTTAAATTTTGGTATTTAATATCAATATTAATTTAAAAAAAGGAGAGTAGATGGATGCGAAACAAAAAGTAATAGAGCATATAAACAACGACCATATGGATACGCTTATAATGCTTTGCAAACACTTTGGAACAGTACAAAATCCTACAAACGTAAGGCTTGATTCTATAGACGAAGACGGTATGGATATAGCGTGTGATCAGCTTTTAGTACGAGTTGCATTTCTAAAAAAAGCCGAACAAAGCGGTAAAGGATTTAGAACAGCGATAATAGATCTTATGAGCAGCCTTGATATAAAAGAAAGCACTGCTACTGTTTCAAAAGATATGGTAGATTTCATAGATGGCTTTAACAGCGTTCTCATCTCAAGCTTAAACGGCGATCACTGCGTCTGTTCGTATGCTCCAGTGGTGAGAGATGATAATGATTTTTATATACTTATATCTGAAGTTAGCGAACATTTCAAATCAATAAAAGAAAATAGCGACAAAATATCGATTATGTTTTTAGAAGATGAGAGTAAAGCAAAAACTATTTTTGCTAGAAAAAGAGCAAGTTTTAGGTCTAAAGCGGTATTTTTAGATGATCAAAAAGAGAGTCTGTTTTCTAAATTTGAAAGTAAATTTAGCAGTGAATCAGCTATAAAAATGATAAAAAATATGTCTGATTTTCATATAATTAAGATAGAAATCACCAAAGGAAGATTTGTAAAAGGTTTTGGAGCCGCGTATGACACAAACGGTCTTGAAATTATCCAAAGAGTGCATAGTGCAAATCCTCACAACACTAAGTGATGATGAAAAATGCTAAATCAAAAGAGACCGGCAAACGTAAATCGCTGTTTTATGTGCGATATTAGAAAAGTCGGTCTGGTTGATGAGGACAAAAAACTCTAATCTCAAATTTGATACTAAATTTGATAAATTTACCACATACGCAATCTTCGAAATATAAATTATAACGACAAAACATCTTAATTATATTGAGCGAGCAAGTACTAATAACATAAAACTAAATATCAAACCAAAGGAGTTCTTCTATGTTAAAAAAAGTAACTATGTGCAGCTTGAGTGCGGCTACGCTTGTATTTGGTATGCAAATTAATCTAGATACTACAGTTATATCAACTAGTGGATTTGAAACGAAACTCAAAGATGAAGTAAGAAACGTGATTGTTATAACTAGCGAAGATATCCAAAATAAAGGCTATAAAAACGTTGAAGAGATCTTAGAAGAAGAACCTTCGATAAGCTTTATAGATCCTGGTTTTGGAAAGACTATAGATATGAGAGGTCAAGGCGCAAACTCAAATTTCTCAACAAAAATTATGCTAAATGGAGTCGCTTTAAATATGCTAGACACATCTCACGCAATAGTACCTATAAATACTATATCAGTCGATGATATAGAACAAATAGAGATAATACCAGGAGGAGGAAGCGTACTTTATGGAAACGGTACTAGTGGCGGCGTTATAAATATAATCACCAAAAATCAGCCTAGAGATTTTTATACAAATTTATCTACTAAATTTGGATCATACAACTATAAAGATCTAAATTTCGCAGTCAGCGGAATGGCTAATGATGATCTTTTTTTAAAATTTAACGCAAATAGATTTGATGAAAAAGGCTACAGAAACGGCGAGAAAAATAGCGGTTATTACACAAGTGGCGGAGCAACGTATCAAATCAACGATAACCAAAGCATAGCACTCAACTCAAGCTACTATAACGCAACTACTAACACTTTAAATGCTCTTAGTAAAGCTCAAGTAGATAGCGATCCAAAACAAGGCGGTAAAAAAACAACCAAAGACGAAACAAGGCTTGATCTCACGCTTGATTATACTTTAAAATACGGAGATTACGTAGATTTTCATATCTTGCCGTATTATCAAAAAATAAAACAGGAGCTAGACGATAATAGCGGATTTGAAGATAAAAAATATGGAATAAATTTAAAAAACCGTATGGATTATGGTAGTGGCGAGTTGATTTATGGCTATGAATACTATATAAACAAAGGATTAAGATATAGAAACAATCAAGGTTCGCAAAGCGGCGTAACCGTAAAAAACAGTATAAACGTTGATTTAGAAAAAAAATCTCACTCAATTTATGTTATGGATAATCACAGTTTTAACAACTGGTTTAGTATAAATAGTGGATATAGATTTGAAAAAGCTAGTTATGATTTGGATAGAAGTTCTATAACAAATATATATATGTCAAACTCACCAACTCCTATGACAACGGTAAAAAATATCGCAAATCAGCCAGATACGGATAATCACGCATTTGAGATAACTCCAAATTTGAGATACTCAGATACAGGAAATATATATTTTAAATTTGAAAGAGGATTTTTCTCTCCATCTCCGACTCAACTAACAAATAGCGTACGTCCTCAAGGTGCGCGCAGTTCGGTTTATAAATTTAATGATTTAAAATCAGAGATATTTCATACATACGAAATCGGCGCTAAAGACTATTTTTTAGGCTCATATGTGAGCGCTACAGCGTTTATCACAGATAAAAAAAATGAGATAAGAAACATAATGGAAGCAAACCATACTCTATGGCGTTTTATAAATTTAGATAAGACAAGAAGGCTTGGGATAGAACTTTACGCAAGTCAATATATGTTAAATAACGATCTTAGCTTAAAACAAACATACTCTTACATAGATGCAAAAGTCACAAGCGGCGAGTTTAATAACAAAAGAATACCTCTAGTAGCAAAACATAAATTAGTCCTTGGAGCAGACTACAAAGTGATTAAAGATCTAAATATTTTTGGAGATATAAAATACTTTTCTGATATGCTTGATAACGGATATGAAAAGATGAACTCAAAAACAATAGTTGATATAGGAGCAAAATACAGTTTTCCAAAAGGCTTTTTGGTTAGTGCTGGGATAAAAAATTTATTTGATAAGAGATACTTTACATATCAAGACAAGATCAACGACCAGTATAGACCAGCAAACGCAAGAAATTATTATGTAGAGTTTAAATATGTCTATTAAAAGCTATCTTACTATAAGCTTTTTAATCTGCCTTTTTGTTTTAATGATCATTTCGCTAGCTTTGGGAGGAGCTAGCGTAGGATTTAATGAGATTTTGAATTTATACTGGCAAGATCTAAGCGATACGCAAAAAACTATACTGATCGATATCAGACTTCCTCGCATAATGATGGCTATACTTATAGGAGCTCTTTTGGCTAGCTCTGGTGTTGTCGTTCAAACTATATTTTTAAATCCTCTAGCAGATCCATATATAATCGGAATTGCGTCAAGTGCAACATTTGGCGCGGTTGTAGCTTATATATTTGGATTGGGGGATATATATTATGGTATTTTTGCTTTTATAGCCTCATGTATTCTTTCTATAATGATTTTTAAACTATCAAAAAACGGTCGCTCTACAGCTACTTTGCTTATAATAGGCATAGCATTTTCATCTATGCTTGGAGCTTTTACATCACTTGCTACTTATCTTATAGGAGAAGATAGTTTTAAGATAATAGCGTGGATGATGGGATATCTTGGTGGTGCAAACTGGTTTAAAGTAGGTTTGCTAACTCTGCCTTTGGTACTTTCGCTGATATATTTTTATAAAAAGAGAAATGAGTTAAATTTACTTTTAAGCGGAGATGAAGAAGCAAAAAGCTTAGGGGCCGATGTAGATATAACAAAAAAACGACTGCTCATAGTAGCATCTTTAAGTGTAGCATTTTCAGTTGCATTTACCGGTATGATAGGTTTTGTTGGACTCATTATACCTCATATTTTAAGAATGATACTAGGCACGTCAAACAACGCTGTTTTGATACCTATATCCACTTTAGCAGGAGCACTTTTTTTACTATTTTGTGATCTTGTAGCTAAAAATGCACTCAGTCCAACCGAAATCCCTATAGGAGTTGTAACTGCATTTTTTGGAGCTCCGTTTTTTCTATTTTTAGCTATCAGATATAGCAAAGGAGTTATTTAGTGAGTATTGAAATATCAAATTTAAGTTTTAAATTCAATAAAAAACAGATACTAAATAAGCTAAATATACATATAAACAG is from Campylobacter fetus subsp. testudinum 03-427 and encodes:
- the chuA gene encoding heme uptake system outer membrane receptor (Pfam matches to PF00593.20 TonB_dep_Rec, and to PF07715.11 Plug) — its product is MLKKVTMCSLSAATLVFGMQINLDTTVISTSGFETKLKDEVRNVIVITSEDIQNKGYKNVEEILEEEPSISFIDPGFGKTIDMRGQGANSNFSTKIMLNGVALNMLDTSHAIVPINTISVDDIEQIEIIPGGGSVLYGNGTSGGVINIITKNQPRDFYTNLSTKFGSYNYKDLNFAVSGMANDDLFLKFNANRFDEKGYRNGEKNSGYYTSGGATYQINDNQSIALNSSYYNATTNTLNALSKAQVDSDPKQGGKKTTKDETRLDLTLDYTLKYGDYVDFHILPYYQKIKQELDDNSGFEDKKYGINLKNRMDYGSGELIYGYEYYINKGLRYRNNQGSQSGVTVKNSINVDLEKKSHSIYVMDNHSFNNWFSINSGYRFEKASYDLDRSSITNIYMSNSPTPMTTVKNIANQPDTDNHAFEITPNLRYSDTGNIYFKFERGFFSPSPTQLTNSVRPQGARSSVYKFNDLKSEIFHTYEIGAKDYFLGSYVSATAFITDKKNEIRNIMEANHTLWRFINLDKTRRLGIELYASQYMLNNDLSLKQTYSYIDAKVTSGEFNNKRIPLVAKHKLVLGADYKVIKDLNIFGDIKYFSDMLDNGYEKMNSKTIVDIGAKYSFPKGFLVSAGIKNLFDKRYFTYQDKINDQYRPANARNYYVEFKYVY
- the chuB gene encoding heme ABC transporter ChuBCD, permease protein (Pfam match to PF01032.14 FecCD), with translation MSIKSYLTISFLICLFVLMIISLALGGASVGFNEILNLYWQDLSDTQKTILIDIRLPRIMMAILIGALLASSGVVVQTIFLNPLADPYIIGIASSATFGAVVAYIFGLGDIYYGIFAFIASCILSIMIFKLSKNGRSTATLLIIGIAFSSMLGAFTSLATYLIGEDSFKIIAWMMGYLGGANWFKVGLLTLPLVLSLIYFYKKRNELNLLLSGDEEAKSLGADVDITKKRLLIVASLSVAFSVAFTGMIGFVGLIIPHILRMILGTSNNAVLIPISTLAGALFLLFCDLVAKNALSPTEIPIGVVTAFFGAPFFLFLAIRYSKGVI